Proteins from one Ramlibacter sp. PS4R-6 genomic window:
- the hemA gene encoding glutamyl-tRNA reductase, which produces MTVWALGLNHTTAPLDMRGRFAYALDQLEPTLRALREALSPQPEAAILSTCNRTEIYCAGDRGAMDRTFDWLAHSGGVSTQLLRSHAYTLHDAQAARHAFRVASGLDSMVLGEAQILGQMKEAVRVADQAGALGTTLNQLFQRSFAVAKEVRTSTEIGAHSISMAAAAVRLASQLFEDVHKIRVLFVGAGEMIELAATHFAARNPKSMAIANRTLERGEKLATRFGAEVMRLADLPARLHEFDAVVSCTASTLPIIGLGAVERAIKARKHRPMFMVDLAVPRDIEPEVKALEDVYLYTVDDLAGVVQTGKENRQAAVAQAEAIIDAGVQSFLHWMDQRSNVPLILQLNAQANEWRAAELARARKLIARGENVDAVLDALSKGLTQKMLHGAMAELHSGDPASRERATNAIQHFFLRKER; this is translated from the coding sequence ATGACCGTCTGGGCGTTGGGCCTCAACCACACGACCGCGCCGCTCGATATGCGCGGCCGGTTCGCCTATGCCCTGGACCAGTTGGAGCCCACCTTGCGCGCCTTGCGCGAGGCTTTGTCGCCCCAGCCCGAGGCCGCCATCCTGTCCACGTGCAACCGCACGGAGATCTATTGCGCCGGCGACCGCGGCGCGATGGACCGCACCTTCGACTGGCTGGCCCATTCGGGCGGGGTGTCGACGCAGCTGCTGCGCTCGCACGCCTACACCTTGCACGATGCGCAGGCGGCGCGCCACGCCTTCCGCGTCGCCAGCGGCCTCGATTCGATGGTGCTGGGCGAGGCGCAGATCCTCGGCCAGATGAAGGAAGCCGTGCGCGTGGCCGACCAGGCGGGCGCGCTCGGCACGACGCTCAACCAGCTGTTCCAGCGCTCGTTCGCGGTGGCCAAGGAAGTGCGCACGTCCACCGAGATCGGCGCGCACTCGATCAGCATGGCCGCCGCCGCGGTGCGCCTGGCCTCGCAGCTGTTCGAGGACGTGCACAAGATCCGCGTGCTCTTCGTGGGCGCGGGCGAGATGATCGAGCTGGCGGCCACGCATTTCGCCGCCCGGAACCCGAAGTCGATGGCGATCGCCAACCGCACGCTGGAGCGCGGCGAGAAGCTCGCGACGCGCTTCGGCGCCGAGGTGATGCGCCTGGCCGACCTGCCGGCGCGCCTGCACGAATTCGACGCGGTGGTCAGCTGCACGGCCAGCACGCTGCCGATCATCGGCTTGGGCGCCGTCGAACGCGCGATCAAGGCGCGCAAGCACCGCCCCATGTTCATGGTGGACCTGGCGGTGCCGCGCGACATCGAGCCCGAGGTGAAGGCGCTGGAAGACGTGTACCTGTACACCGTCGACGACCTCGCGGGCGTGGTGCAGACCGGCAAGGAGAACCGCCAGGCCGCGGTCGCCCAGGCCGAGGCGATCATCGACGCCGGCGTGCAGAGCTTCCTGCACTGGATGGACCAGCGCAGCAACGTGCCACTGATCCTGCAGCTGAACGCGCAGGCCAACGAATGGCGCGCGGCGGAACTCGCCCGCGCGCGCAAGCTGATCGCGCGCGGCGAGAACGTGGATGCGGTCCTGGACGCGCTGTCCAAGGGCCTGACGCAGAAGATGCTGCACGGCGCGATGGCCGAGCTGCACAGCGGCGACCCCGCGTCGCGCGAACGCGCGACCAACGCCATCCAGCACTTCTTCCTGCGCAAAGAGCGTTAG
- the queF gene encoding NADPH-dependent 7-cyano-7-deazaguanine reductase QueF (Catalyzes the NADPH-dependent reduction of 7-cyano-7-deazaguanine (preQ0) to 7-aminomethyl-7-deazaguanine (preQ1) in queuosine biosynthesis), which produces MTTPEQSQLGKPAPYADRYDASLLFPISRRPKREEIGLGETLPFFGADLWTAFELSWLTPRGKPQVAIAHVTVPCETPNIVESKSFKLYLNSFTNEPFAGADEVRDRIRADVSEAVWRGAPSQAGVGVRIVMPEQFDAEPIHELDGLSLDRLDIECTQYTPAPELLKAAAGEQPVTETLVSNLLKSNCLVTGQPDWGSVQVRYSGPQIDQGSLLQYLVSFRNHNEFHEQCVERIFMDLWTRCRPTKLAVYARYTRRGGLDINPFRSSHPAPAPTNVRTARQ; this is translated from the coding sequence ATGACCACGCCCGAGCAATCGCAGCTGGGCAAGCCCGCGCCGTATGCCGACCGCTACGACGCGTCGCTGCTGTTCCCGATCTCGCGGCGGCCCAAGCGCGAGGAGATCGGCCTGGGCGAGACGCTGCCCTTCTTCGGCGCGGACCTCTGGACCGCGTTCGAGCTGTCGTGGCTCACCCCGCGCGGCAAGCCGCAGGTGGCCATCGCGCACGTCACCGTGCCGTGCGAAACGCCGAACATCGTCGAGAGCAAGTCCTTCAAGCTGTACCTGAACAGCTTCACGAACGAGCCTTTCGCCGGTGCCGACGAGGTCCGCGACCGCATCCGCGCCGACGTCAGCGAGGCGGTGTGGCGCGGCGCGCCTTCGCAGGCCGGCGTCGGTGTGCGCATCGTCATGCCGGAGCAGTTCGACGCCGAACCGATCCACGAACTGGACGGCCTGAGCCTGGACCGCCTCGACATCGAATGCACGCAGTACACGCCCGCGCCCGAGCTGCTGAAAGCGGCGGCGGGGGAGCAGCCCGTGACGGAAACGCTGGTGAGCAACCTGCTGAAAAGCAACTGCCTGGTGACCGGCCAGCCGGACTGGGGCAGCGTGCAGGTGCGTTACAGCGGGCCGCAGATCGACCAGGGTTCGCTGCTGCAATACCTCGTGAGCTTTCGCAACCACAACGAGTTCCACGAGCAGTGCGTGGAGCGCATCTTCATGGACCTGTGGACGCGGTGCCGGCCCACCAAGCTCGCGGTGTATGCGCGCTACACGCGTCGAGGCGGGCTGGACATCAACCCGTTCCGCAGCAGCCACCCGGCGCCCGCCCCGACGAACGTGCGCACCGCGCGGCAGTAG
- a CDS encoding RNA pyrophosphohydrolase — MLDRDGFRPNVGIILLNQKNQVFWGKRIRTHSWQFPQGGIDRGETPEQAMFRELHEEVGLLPEHVRIIARTRDWLRYEVPDRYIRRDARGHYKGQKQIWYLLQLTGHDWDLNLRATNHPEFDAWRWNDYWVPLDVVVEFKRGVYEMALTELARFLPRHDHRNRYLRSGMRSRDHGDHEHPPEQHQQMPMPGFELPPGATFDPDPQAAVAPAGKDKHAP, encoded by the coding sequence ATGCTCGACCGGGACGGCTTCCGGCCCAACGTCGGCATCATCTTGCTCAACCAGAAGAACCAGGTGTTCTGGGGCAAGCGGATCCGCACCCACTCCTGGCAGTTCCCGCAAGGGGGCATAGACCGCGGCGAGACGCCCGAACAGGCGATGTTCCGCGAGCTGCACGAGGAAGTCGGGCTCCTGCCGGAGCATGTGCGGATCATCGCCCGCACCCGCGACTGGTTGCGCTACGAGGTGCCGGACCGGTACATCCGCCGCGATGCCCGCGGCCACTACAAGGGCCAGAAACAGATCTGGTACCTGCTCCAGTTGACCGGCCACGACTGGGACCTGAACCTGCGCGCCACCAACCACCCGGAGTTCGACGCCTGGCGCTGGAACGACTACTGGGTGCCGCTGGACGTGGTCGTCGAATTCAAGCGCGGCGTGTACGAGATGGCGCTGACGGAGCTCGCGCGTTTCCTGCCGCGGCACGACCACCGCAACCGCTACCTGCGCAGCGGCATGCGCTCGCGCGACCACGGCGATCACGAGCACCCGCCCGAGCAGCACCAGCAGATGCCCATGCCCGGCTTCGAGCTTCCGCCGGGCGCCACGTTCGACCCCGACCCGCAGGCCGCCGTCGCACCGGCGGGCAAGGACAAGCATGCGCCGTGA
- a CDS encoding 2OG-Fe(II) oxygenase yields MTTAERQQITPELRQWIVEQAQAGHSAESVLKSMLASGWQEDVAIEAMETTLRGHLEQQAVAQGLPAAVPVPEPSLGESPLYVDAGDRKVHILQSMFDPRIVVFGELLSHEECDQLIELAKPRLARSLTIETKTGGEEVNADRTSNGMFFQRGENELVTRIEERIARLVNWPMENGEGLQILHYTPGTEYKPHYDYFDPTQPGTPTILRRGGQRVGTLIMYLGEPEKGGGTVFPDVHMEVAPKRGNAVFFSYERPHPSTKSLHGGAPVIAGEKWIATKWLRERRFE; encoded by the coding sequence ATGACCACGGCAGAGAGACAGCAGATCACGCCGGAGTTGCGGCAGTGGATCGTCGAGCAGGCCCAGGCCGGGCACAGCGCCGAGTCGGTGCTGAAGTCCATGCTCGCGTCGGGTTGGCAGGAAGACGTCGCCATCGAGGCGATGGAGACCACGCTGCGCGGCCACCTCGAGCAGCAGGCCGTGGCGCAGGGCCTGCCCGCCGCGGTGCCGGTGCCCGAACCCAGCCTGGGCGAGTCGCCGCTCTATGTCGACGCGGGCGACCGCAAGGTCCACATCCTGCAATCCATGTTCGACCCGCGCATCGTGGTGTTCGGCGAACTGCTGTCGCACGAGGAATGCGACCAGTTGATCGAGCTGGCCAAGCCGCGCCTGGCGCGCTCGCTGACCATCGAGACCAAGACCGGCGGCGAGGAAGTCAACGCCGACCGCACCAGCAACGGGATGTTCTTCCAGCGCGGCGAGAACGAGCTGGTCACGCGCATCGAGGAGCGCATTGCGCGCCTGGTGAACTGGCCGATGGAAAACGGCGAAGGCCTGCAGATCCTGCATTACACGCCCGGCACCGAGTACAAGCCGCACTACGACTACTTCGACCCGACGCAGCCGGGCACGCCCACCATCCTGCGCCGCGGCGGCCAGCGCGTGGGCACCCTGATCATGTACCTGGGCGAGCCGGAGAAGGGCGGGGGCACGGTGTTCCCCGACGTGCACATGGAGGTCGCACCCAAGCGCGGCAACGCCGTGTTCTTCAGCTACGAGCGCCCGCACCCCAGCACCAAGTCGCTGCACGGCGGCGCGCCCGTGATCGCCGGCGAGAAGTGGATCGCCACCAAGTGGCTGCGCGAGCGCCGGTTCGAGTGA
- a CDS encoding proline--tRNA ligase — MKASQFLVSTQKEAPADAEVTSHKLMMRAGMVKKLGAGIYTWMPMGLKVVRKIEAIVREEMNRAGAVECLMPVIQPAEFWQETGRWDKMGPELLRLKDRHDRDFIVQPTSEEVVTDIARQELRSYKQLPKNLYHIQTKFRDERRPRFGVMRSREFTMKDAYSFDRDEAGAKQSYQVMAKAYRAIFDRFGLRYRAVAADSGAIGGDLSEEFQVIAATGEDAIIYSPDSDYAANIEKAEALAPQGPRPAASKPMTKTPTPGKATCQDVAALLGVPLQTTVKSIVLATDELNERGEIAKSQVWLLLLRGDHDLNEVKAGKVEGLKNGFRFATVPEIIEHFGTKPGYLGPIGMKKPVKVVADREVAVMADWICGANEEDFHITGVNWGRDLPEPEQVADIRNVVEGDASPDGKGRLAIQRGIEVGHIFFLGTKYSAAMNANFLDETGKPRLMQMGCYGIGITRLPAAAIEQNNDERGIIWPDAIAPFTVVVCPIGMDRSAEVKAAAEKLHDDLAAAGVDVMLDDRGERPGAMFADWELIGVPHRIVISDRGLKEGQVEYQHRRDAAATRVAAGEAFGFVKGRLQA, encoded by the coding sequence ATGAAAGCCTCCCAGTTCCTCGTTTCCACCCAGAAGGAAGCCCCGGCGGACGCCGAAGTGACCAGCCACAAGCTGATGATGCGCGCGGGCATGGTCAAGAAGCTCGGCGCCGGCATCTACACCTGGATGCCCATGGGCCTGAAAGTCGTGCGCAAGATCGAGGCGATCGTGCGCGAGGAGATGAACCGCGCCGGCGCGGTCGAATGCCTGATGCCGGTGATCCAGCCGGCGGAGTTCTGGCAGGAGACGGGGCGCTGGGACAAGATGGGCCCCGAGCTGCTGCGCCTGAAGGACAGGCACGATCGCGACTTCATCGTCCAGCCCACCAGCGAAGAGGTCGTCACCGACATCGCGCGCCAAGAGCTGCGCAGCTACAAGCAGCTGCCGAAGAACCTGTACCACATCCAGACCAAGTTCCGCGACGAGAGGCGGCCGCGCTTCGGTGTGATGCGCAGCCGCGAGTTCACGATGAAGGACGCCTACAGCTTCGATCGCGACGAGGCCGGCGCCAAGCAAAGCTACCAGGTGATGGCCAAGGCCTACCGCGCCATCTTCGACCGCTTCGGGCTGCGCTACCGCGCCGTGGCCGCGGACAGCGGCGCCATCGGCGGTGACCTGTCCGAGGAATTCCAGGTGATCGCCGCCACCGGCGAGGACGCGATCATCTACAGCCCCGACAGCGACTACGCGGCCAACATCGAGAAGGCCGAGGCGCTGGCGCCCCAAGGCCCCCGGCCGGCTGCGTCGAAGCCGATGACGAAGACGCCGACGCCGGGCAAGGCCACCTGCCAGGACGTCGCGGCGCTGCTCGGCGTTCCGCTGCAAACCACGGTGAAGTCGATCGTGCTCGCGACGGACGAACTGAACGAGCGCGGCGAAATCGCGAAGTCGCAGGTGTGGCTGCTGCTGCTGCGGGGCGACCACGACCTCAACGAAGTGAAGGCGGGCAAGGTCGAAGGCCTGAAGAACGGCTTCCGCTTCGCCACGGTGCCCGAGATCATCGAACACTTCGGCACCAAGCCCGGCTACCTCGGCCCCATCGGCATGAAGAAGCCGGTGAAGGTGGTCGCCGACCGCGAAGTGGCGGTGATGGCCGACTGGATCTGCGGCGCCAACGAGGAAGACTTCCACATCACCGGGGTGAACTGGGGCCGCGACCTGCCCGAGCCCGAGCAGGTCGCCGACATCCGCAACGTCGTCGAAGGCGATGCGTCGCCGGACGGCAAGGGCCGGCTCGCGATCCAGCGCGGCATCGAGGTCGGCCACATCTTCTTCCTCGGCACGAAGTACAGCGCCGCGATGAACGCGAACTTCCTCGACGAGACCGGCAAGCCGCGCCTGATGCAGATGGGCTGCTACGGCATCGGCATCACGCGCCTGCCCGCAGCCGCGATCGAGCAGAACAACGACGAGCGCGGGATCATCTGGCCGGACGCGATCGCGCCGTTCACGGTGGTCGTGTGTCCGATCGGCATGGACCGCAGCGCGGAAGTCAAGGCCGCCGCCGAGAAGCTGCACGACGACCTGGCCGCGGCGGGCGTCGACGTCATGCTCGACGACCGCGGCGAGCGCCCCGGTGCGATGTTCGCCGACTGGGAACTGATCGGCGTGCCGCACCGCATCGTGATCTCCGACCGCGGCCTGAAAGAGGGCCAGGTGGAATACCAGCACCGCCGCGACGCGGCAGCGACCCGGGTGGCGGCCGGCGAGGCCTTCGGCTTCGTGAAAGGCCGCCTCCAAGCGTGA
- the prfA gene encoding peptide chain release factor 1 — MKPFLRQQLERYPVRLQELDFFLQQPDIASDMERYRALTREHAEVSEVAARYAHYLQRERDLAAAREMEADADMAEMAREEIAAAEAELPQLEEELQRLLVPKDPDDARNTFLEIRAGTGGDEAALFAGDLLRMYTRYAERQGWRTEVISDSAGEVGGFKEVVIRVVGDGTYGKLKFESGGHRVQRVPATETQGRIHTSACTVAALPEPDEAQAVQINPADLRIDTYRASGAGGQHINKTDSAVRITHIPTGIVAECQDDRSQHRNKAKALQVLSARIQEKERSERAAKEAATRKGLIGSGDRSDRIRTYNFPQGRLTDHRINLTLYKLQFIMEGDLDEVVEALLLARKGEQLEELGLA; from the coding sequence ATGAAACCCTTCCTCCGCCAGCAACTCGAACGCTACCCGGTCCGCCTGCAGGAGCTGGACTTCTTCCTGCAGCAGCCGGACATCGCCAGCGACATGGAGCGCTACCGCGCGCTCACGCGCGAGCACGCCGAAGTCAGCGAGGTCGCCGCCCGCTACGCGCACTACCTGCAGCGCGAGCGCGACCTCGCCGCCGCGCGCGAGATGGAGGCGGACGCCGACATGGCGGAGATGGCGCGCGAAGAGATCGCCGCCGCCGAAGCCGAACTGCCGCAGCTCGAGGAAGAACTGCAGCGCCTGCTCGTGCCGAAGGATCCCGACGACGCGCGCAACACCTTCCTCGAAATCCGCGCCGGTACGGGCGGGGACGAGGCGGCGCTATTCGCCGGCGACCTGCTGCGCATGTACACGCGCTACGCCGAGCGCCAGGGCTGGCGCACCGAGGTGATCAGCGACAGCGCCGGCGAAGTCGGCGGCTTCAAGGAAGTGGTGATCCGCGTCGTGGGCGACGGCACCTACGGCAAGCTGAAGTTCGAGTCGGGCGGGCATCGCGTGCAACGCGTGCCGGCGACCGAAACGCAAGGGCGCATCCACACGAGCGCCTGCACGGTGGCGGCCCTGCCCGAGCCCGACGAGGCGCAGGCGGTGCAGATCAACCCGGCCGACCTGCGCATAGACACCTACCGCGCATCCGGCGCGGGCGGGCAGCACATCAACAAGACCGATTCGGCGGTTCGCATCACGCACATCCCGACGGGCATCGTGGCCGAGTGCCAGGACGACCGCTCGCAGCACCGCAACAAGGCGAAGGCGCTGCAGGTGCTTTCCGCGCGCATCCAGGAGAAGGAACGCAGCGAACGCGCGGCGAAGGAGGCGGCCACGCGCAAAGGCCTGATCGGCAGCGGTGACCGCAGCGACCGCATCCGCACGTACAACTTCCCGCAGGGGCGCCTCACGGACCACCGCATCAACCTGACGCTCTACAAGCTGCAGTTCATCATGGAAGGCGACCTCGACGAGGTGGTCGAGGCGCTGCTGCTGGCCCGCAAGGGCGAACAGCTCGAGGAGCTGGGCCTGGCATGA
- a CDS encoding alpha/beta fold hydrolase — MRVDANGTAIEVEDFGPPDRPAVVLVMGLGMQLVAWPDAFVDTLVAAGYRVVRFDNRDIGLSQKFDQLGVPNLVWESVKHRLGFSVQAPYTVHDMAADTLGVMDALRIESAHVVGVSMGGMIAQRVAIAAPQRVMSLTSIMSSSGARYLPGPKAHVLQALLSRPGGKSEEAIVDHYVHLFQVIGSPGFPMDEAELRRRITVATRRSFHPQGTVRQLTAVAADAHRADELPRIKAPTLVIHGRDDPLVPLPCGNDTARRISGAKFHVVPGMGHDLVPGVVERLLASLLPHLQSVHVP; from the coding sequence GTGAGAGTCGACGCCAACGGCACTGCCATCGAAGTCGAGGACTTCGGCCCGCCCGACCGGCCGGCGGTCGTGCTCGTCATGGGCCTGGGCATGCAGCTCGTGGCCTGGCCGGACGCTTTCGTCGATACGCTCGTCGCAGCGGGCTACCGCGTGGTGCGCTTCGACAACCGCGACATCGGCCTGTCGCAGAAGTTCGACCAGCTCGGCGTGCCCAACCTGGTGTGGGAGAGCGTCAAGCACCGCCTCGGCTTTTCGGTGCAGGCGCCGTACACGGTGCACGACATGGCGGCCGACACGCTCGGCGTGATGGACGCGCTGCGCATCGAAAGCGCGCACGTCGTGGGCGTGAGCATGGGCGGCATGATCGCGCAGCGCGTGGCGATCGCCGCGCCGCAACGCGTGATGTCGCTCACGAGCATCATGAGTTCCAGCGGTGCGCGCTACCTGCCCGGCCCGAAGGCGCACGTGCTGCAGGCCTTGTTGTCGCGCCCCGGCGGCAAGAGCGAAGAGGCAATCGTCGACCACTACGTGCACCTGTTCCAGGTGATCGGCAGCCCCGGCTTCCCGATGGACGAAGCCGAACTGCGCCGCCGCATCACGGTGGCCACGCGCCGCAGCTTCCACCCGCAGGGCACCGTGCGCCAGCTGACCGCGGTGGCGGCGGACGCGCATCGCGCCGACGAACTGCCGCGCATCAAGGCGCCGACGCTCGTCATCCACGGCCGCGACGACCCGCTGGTGCCGCTGCCCTGCGGCAACGACACCGCACGCCGCATTTCGGGCGCGAAGTTCCACGTCGTCCCGGGGATGGGGCACGATCTCGTCCCGGGCGTCGTCGAGCGCCTCCTGGCGAGCCTGCTGCCGCACCTGCAATCGGTGCACGTCCCATGA
- the prmC gene encoding peptide chain release factor N(5)-glutamine methyltransferase, whose protein sequence is MNVAQALAQAASLGLDRLDAQLLLLHALGRSGTDRGWLLAHDTDGIAGAHEHAFAAACQRRAGGEPLAYIVGRKEFHGLDLQVDARVLVPRPDTETLVDWAIELLRAHEAPRVVDLGTGSGAIALALKKEIPGARVEACDTSADALAAAQANAHRLGLAVEFRLASWLDGAVGFYDLIASNPPYVAVGDAHLAALQHEPQPALVSGADGLDAIRAIVAQAPSHLGAGGWLLLEHGWDQAPAVRALLHAAGFGYVASRRDLAGIERCTGAKWLELG, encoded by the coding sequence ATGAACGTCGCGCAGGCGCTGGCGCAGGCGGCCTCGCTCGGGCTCGACCGCCTCGATGCGCAGCTGTTGTTGCTGCATGCACTGGGGCGCAGCGGGACCGACCGCGGCTGGCTGCTGGCGCACGACACGGACGGTATCGCCGGCGCGCACGAACACGCCTTTGCAGCGGCCTGCCAGCGGCGGGCCGGCGGCGAGCCACTCGCCTACATCGTCGGCCGCAAGGAATTCCACGGGCTGGACTTGCAGGTCGATGCGCGCGTGCTCGTGCCCCGGCCCGATACCGAGACGCTCGTCGACTGGGCCATCGAGCTGCTGCGTGCGCACGAGGCGCCGCGCGTCGTCGACCTGGGAACCGGCAGCGGGGCGATCGCGCTGGCGCTGAAGAAGGAAATCCCCGGCGCACGCGTCGAGGCGTGCGACACCAGCGCGGACGCGCTCGCCGCGGCCCAGGCCAATGCGCACCGGCTGGGCCTGGCGGTCGAATTCCGGCTGGCATCGTGGCTGGACGGCGCGGTGGGGTTCTACGACCTCATCGCGTCGAACCCGCCTTACGTGGCCGTGGGTGACGCCCATCTGGCCGCGTTGCAGCACGAACCGCAACCGGCCCTGGTCTCCGGCGCGGACGGGCTGGACGCCATCCGCGCGATCGTCGCGCAGGCGCCGTCGCACCTGGGGGCGGGCGGCTGGCTGCTGCTGGAGCACGGCTGGGACCAGGCGCCGGCCGTGCGCGCCCTGCTCCACGCCGCCGGCTTCGGCTACGTGGCCAGCCGCAGGGACCTTGCGGGCATCGAGCGCTGCACCGGCGCGAAATGGCTTGAATTGGGATAA
- a CDS encoding AAA family ATPase yields METRSLVPHRSSSLELPIAHMRSVFRPHDVERKLAKLPGKDHENLRSTYERMLERGPERFQVKPSGIPEMQHLYDELPNFTEALDDVRRHVALSQDSRDGLEVTPMLLLGPPGIGKTHFARKLADLLGTGMSLVPMSSMTAGWLLSGASSQWKGAKPGKVFEALVEGQYANPVIVVDEIDKAAADAQYDPLGAMYSLLEHDTAGSFMDEFAEVAIDASQVIWIMTANDERMIPEPILNRMNVFEVEAPSFDMARTIARNLYAAIRKDHGWGSRFEGEPRDDVLDQLAELAPRDMRRALMTGFGNARLEARGEILVEDLPKPSAGRGRLGFLN; encoded by the coding sequence ATGGAAACACGGAGTCTCGTTCCTCATCGATCATCTTCCTTGGAGCTGCCCATCGCCCACATGCGCAGCGTCTTCCGGCCGCACGACGTCGAGCGCAAGCTGGCCAAGCTCCCCGGCAAGGACCACGAGAACCTGCGCTCCACCTACGAGCGCATGCTGGAACGCGGCCCGGAGCGCTTCCAGGTCAAGCCCAGCGGCATCCCCGAGATGCAGCACCTCTACGACGAGCTGCCCAACTTCACGGAAGCCCTCGACGACGTGCGGCGCCACGTCGCGCTGTCGCAGGACTCGCGCGACGGCCTAGAAGTGACGCCCATGCTGTTGCTCGGCCCGCCCGGCATCGGCAAGACGCACTTCGCGCGCAAGCTGGCGGACCTGCTGGGCACCGGCATGTCGCTGGTTCCCATGAGCTCGATGACCGCGGGCTGGTTGCTGTCCGGGGCCTCGTCCCAGTGGAAGGGCGCCAAGCCCGGCAAGGTGTTCGAGGCGCTGGTCGAAGGCCAGTACGCCAACCCGGTGATCGTCGTCGACGAGATCGACAAGGCCGCCGCCGATGCGCAGTACGACCCGCTGGGCGCGATGTACTCGCTGCTGGAGCACGACACGGCCGGCTCGTTCATGGACGAATTCGCCGAGGTGGCGATCGACGCGAGCCAGGTGATCTGGATCATGACCGCGAACGACGAACGCATGATCCCGGAGCCCATCCTCAACCGCATGAACGTGTTCGAGGTCGAAGCGCCCTCGTTCGACATGGCGCGCACGATCGCGCGCAACCTCTACGCCGCGATCCGCAAGGACCATGGCTGGGGCTCGCGCTTCGAGGGCGAGCCGCGCGACGACGTGCTGGACCAGCTCGCCGAACTGGCGCCGCGCGACATGCGCCGCGCGCTGATGACGGGCTTCGGCAATGCGCGGCTGGAAGCGCGCGGCGAAATCCTGGTGGAGGACCTGCCCAAGCCCTCAGCGGGTCGGGGGCGTCTGGGATTCCTGAACTAA
- the grxD gene encoding Grx4 family monothiol glutaredoxin, translating to MSDTQQRIDQLVKGNEILLFMKGNATFPQCGFSGRAIQILKACGVDPRQVTTVNVLEDDEIRQGIKEYSNWPTIPQLYVRGEFIGGSDIMMEMYQSGELQQVLGTTA from the coding sequence ATGAGCGACACGCAACAACGCATCGACCAGCTGGTCAAGGGCAACGAGATCCTGCTGTTCATGAAGGGCAATGCGACCTTCCCGCAATGCGGCTTCTCCGGCCGCGCCATCCAGATCCTGAAGGCCTGCGGCGTGGACCCCAGGCAGGTCACCACCGTGAACGTGCTGGAGGACGACGAGATCCGCCAGGGCATCAAGGAATACAGCAACTGGCCGACGATTCCGCAGCTTTACGTGCGCGGCGAATTCATCGGCGGCTCGGACATCATGATGGAGATGTACCAGAGCGGCGAGCTGCAGCAGGTTCTCGGCACCACCGCGTAA
- a CDS encoding lytic transglycosylase domain-containing protein, translating into MIARRELLWAAPWALLAPGAAFGGAQAEEPIAESALNGLRAAIGGDPVDYHRLPQPHFPDQESRLFYLRWLGAMNRRLTTRMDWEQRRDFLQTVWYEARRASLDPALVLGLIQVESNFNKFAVSRAGARGYMQVMPFWARLLVGKSDVSVLFHMQTNLRFGCVILRYYLRDRENGDLFMALGRYNGSRGRAEYPNAVLRAKRAYDWKDAVPPSLVQESQTPPTR; encoded by the coding sequence GTGATCGCCCGACGCGAACTGCTCTGGGCGGCGCCATGGGCGTTGCTGGCGCCGGGCGCCGCATTCGGCGGGGCGCAAGCCGAGGAGCCCATCGCCGAAAGCGCGTTGAACGGCCTGCGGGCCGCCATCGGCGGCGACCCGGTCGACTACCACCGCCTGCCGCAGCCGCATTTCCCCGACCAGGAGTCGCGCCTGTTCTACCTGCGCTGGCTGGGCGCGATGAACCGGCGCCTCACGACGCGCATGGACTGGGAGCAGCGGCGCGACTTCCTGCAGACCGTCTGGTACGAGGCGCGGCGCGCCAGCCTCGACCCCGCGCTCGTTCTCGGCCTGATCCAGGTCGAGAGCAATTTCAACAAGTTCGCCGTCAGCCGCGCCGGGGCGCGCGGCTACATGCAGGTCATGCCGTTCTGGGCGCGGCTCCTGGTGGGCAAGTCCGATGTATCGGTGCTGTTCCACATGCAGACCAACCTGCGCTTCGGCTGCGTGATCCTGCGCTACTACCTGCGCGACCGCGAGAACGGCGACCTGTTCATGGCGCTGGGGCGCTACAACGGCAGCCGCGGCCGCGCCGAGTACCCCAACGCCGTGCTGCGCGCCAAGCGCGCGTACGACTGGAAGGATGCCGTTCCGCCGTCCTTAGTTCAGGAATCCCAGACGCCCCCGACCCGCTGA